A stretch of Candidatus Bathyarchaeota archaeon DNA encodes these proteins:
- a CDS encoding phosphoglycerate kinase, which yields MVKFKTLDDFQVKDKVVLVRVDFNSEVDPQTKKVTSDVRIKAHAETTLKELAEKGAKVVVLAHQGRKGDPDFTTLKPHTEILATILKCPVKYVDDIYGEQAQAAIKSLQSGEILVLGNVRGFDGETKKGTPEEHSKTPLVQNLAPLADIFVNDAFAAAHRGHVSMVGFTAVLPSAAGRIMERELKSLSRILEKPEKPCVYVMGGAKADDSLEISKYVLSNGVADFVLVGGVTGQLFLAASGVDLGAGNMAYLEKKELTQFIPGIKQLLAQFPNKIVMPQDIALDINGKRQEIPISQLPTDKASLDIGTKTAANYSQIISQAKSIVVSGPMGVYESSEFSYGTKTVFTAIANSAAFSLAGGGNTIAAIDEYGLSSKIGYISTAGGALIEFLMGKTLPGVAALKNAAETKKI from the coding sequence ATGGTGAAATTCAAAACTTTAGACGATTTTCAAGTTAAAGACAAAGTTGTTTTGGTCAGAGTGGACTTCAACTCAGAAGTTGACCCGCAAACCAAAAAAGTCACAAGCGACGTCAGAATAAAAGCCCACGCAGAAACAACCCTAAAAGAACTCGCCGAGAAAGGCGCAAAAGTTGTTGTGCTGGCACATCAAGGACGCAAAGGCGACCCAGACTTTACAACACTAAAACCACACACTGAAATCCTAGCAACCATCCTCAAATGCCCAGTAAAATACGTCGATGACATCTACGGCGAGCAAGCCCAAGCAGCAATCAAAAGCTTGCAGTCAGGAGAAATCTTGGTTTTAGGCAACGTCCGTGGTTTTGATGGAGAAACCAAAAAAGGCACACCTGAAGAGCACTCAAAAACCCCGCTGGTGCAGAATCTGGCGCCACTGGCAGACATCTTTGTTAATGACGCTTTTGCCGCTGCTCACCGTGGTCATGTTTCGATGGTTGGGTTCACTGCGGTACTGCCAAGTGCTGCTGGGCGGATTATGGAGCGTGAACTGAAATCGCTTAGCCGTATTTTGGAGAAGCCTGAGAAACCCTGCGTTTATGTTATGGGTGGTGCTAAAGCTGATGACAGCTTAGAAATCAGCAAGTACGTTTTGAGTAATGGAGTGGCGGATTTTGTTTTGGTCGGCGGCGTGACAGGGCAACTGTTTTTAGCCGCAAGCGGAGTTGACCTTGGAGCGGGCAACATGGCATACTTGGAAAAGAAGGAACTCACCCAGTTCATTCCAGGCATCAAGCAACTGCTTGCTCAGTTTCCAAACAAAATTGTTATGCCCCAAGACATCGCATTAGACATAAACGGCAAACGACAAGAAATCCCAATCAGCCAGCTGCCAACAGATAAAGCAAGCCTAGACATCGGCACCAAAACCGCCGCGAACTATTCCCAAATTATTAGCCAAGCCAAAAGCATCGTGGTCAGCGGCCCAATGGGCGTGTACGAAAGCAGCGAGTTCAGTTACGGAACAAAAACCGTTTTCACCGCCATCGCAAACTCAGCTGCCTTCAGCTTGGCAGGAGGCGGAAACACCATCGCAGCCATTGACGAGTACGGATTAAGCAGCAAAATCGGCTACATCAGCACAGCAGGCGGAGCGCTTATCGAATTTTTGATGGGAAAAACGCTTCCGGGCGTAGCTGCATTGAAAAATGCTGCGGAAACCAAAAAAATCTAA
- the gap gene encoding type I glyceraldehyde-3-phosphate dehydrogenase — translation MTIKVGINGFGRIGRLLYRAAMERNANIDFVAINDLADAKTNATLLKYDSVHGRFPGTVEVQGNDLVVNGKTLKALSQRDPALLPWKDLGVYLAVESTGLFTKREGASKHLQAGAKKVLISAPAEDPDATFVLGVNDKDYDPEKHNILSNASCTTNCLAPISKVLEDNFGLEKALMTTCHSYTNDQRIQDVVHKDPRRARAAAVNIIPTSTGAAKAIGLVLPSCAGKMNGYSLRVPTPDVSIVDLTAVLGKEVTKEEINAAMKQAAEGELKGILEYTEDPIVSSDVLHSTYSSVFDAKLTMVLGEKSNFVKVFAWYDNEWGFSNRMVDFIEMVGKKAGL, via the coding sequence ATGACCATTAAAGTTGGAATTAACGGATTTGGTAGAATCGGACGACTACTTTATAGAGCTGCAATGGAAAGAAACGCAAACATTGACTTTGTCGCAATTAACGACTTAGCCGATGCAAAAACCAACGCGACACTTCTAAAATATGATTCAGTTCACGGACGATTCCCAGGAACCGTTGAAGTTCAAGGAAACGACTTAGTAGTCAACGGAAAAACCCTCAAAGCCCTAAGCCAAAGAGACCCAGCACTTCTGCCATGGAAAGATTTAGGGGTATATTTAGCAGTTGAGTCCACAGGTTTATTCACCAAACGTGAAGGCGCAAGCAAACACCTCCAAGCAGGCGCCAAAAAAGTTCTCATTTCTGCACCAGCAGAGGACCCAGATGCAACTTTTGTTTTAGGCGTAAACGACAAGGATTATGACCCAGAAAAACACAACATTCTCTCAAACGCCTCATGCACTACCAACTGTCTTGCACCAATCAGCAAGGTTTTAGAAGATAATTTTGGTCTTGAAAAAGCGTTAATGACAACATGTCACAGTTACACAAACGACCAGCGAATCCAAGATGTTGTCCACAAGGACCCAAGACGTGCACGTGCCGCAGCAGTAAATATTATCCCCACAAGCACAGGTGCAGCCAAAGCAATCGGCTTGGTTTTGCCAAGTTGTGCTGGTAAAATGAACGGGTACTCTCTTCGTGTTCCAACCCCAGACGTCAGCATCGTTGACTTAACTGCTGTTCTTGGCAAGGAAGTGACCAAAGAAGAAATTAACGCGGCAATGAAACAAGCTGCAGAAGGCGAACTCAAAGGCATCTTGGAGTACACTGAAGACCCAATCGTTAGCAGCGACGTTTTACACAGCACATACTCCTCTGTATTTGATGCCAAGTTAACTATGGTTTTGGGTGAAAAGAGCAACTTCGTTAAAGTGTTTGCATGGTACGATAACGAATGGGGCTTTAGCAACCGCATGGTTGACTTCATCGAGATGGTTGGCAAAAAAGCAGGCCTGTAA
- a CDS encoding helix-turn-helix domain-containing protein, whose protein sequence is MSVSPSLREVLGRRIAGEIILSSKPGATMRKWRELFAVSQINLSEKMGLSSSVISDYESGRRKSPGAKFIKKFVLSLLQIDEEKGSRFIREFAKLTSSPSMAVLDLREFPIPVRVEYLCKAISGEVVACKNRSVREINGYTVIDSRKAVEALSGLEYTQLFGATTDRAFVFTNVETGCLPMMIVRVSSFKPRIVVFHKTKPDEEAMRIAEYEQIPLIYSTAPTVEQLIKSLRKLYRVALRIKLGKKRVLPPPKISA, encoded by the coding sequence ATGTCTGTGTCACCTAGTCTAAGAGAAGTTTTAGGCAGAAGAATAGCTGGAGAAATAATTCTTTCAAGCAAGCCAGGTGCAACTATGCGCAAATGGCGTGAACTATTTGCAGTTTCACAAATTAACCTTTCAGAAAAAATGGGGCTATCCTCTTCTGTAATTAGTGACTATGAGAGTGGTAGACGTAAAAGTCCTGGTGCAAAATTCATCAAAAAATTTGTGCTTTCTCTGTTGCAGATTGATGAGGAAAAAGGCAGCCGTTTCATTCGTGAATTTGCCAAGCTAACTAGTTCTCCAAGCATGGCGGTTTTAGATTTAAGAGAGTTTCCGATTCCTGTCCGTGTAGAGTACCTGTGTAAGGCCATCAGTGGGGAAGTGGTTGCCTGCAAGAACCGGAGCGTGCGGGAAATTAACGGGTACACCGTGATTGATAGCCGAAAAGCCGTTGAAGCTCTTTCGGGGTTAGAGTACACGCAGCTTTTTGGAGCCACCACTGACCGCGCCTTTGTTTTCACTAATGTTGAAACAGGATGCTTGCCTATGATGATTGTGCGTGTTAGCAGTTTTAAGCCTCGAATTGTGGTTTTCCATAAAACAAAACCTGACGAAGAGGCGATGCGTATAGCAGAATACGAGCAGATACCTCTTATCTACTCAACCGCGCCAACTGTTGAGCAGCTTATTAAATCCTTAAGAAAACTGTACCGTGTTGCATTACGCATAAAACTAGGGAAAAAACGTGTTCTACCCCCACCAAAAATAAGCGCCTAA
- the albA gene encoding DNA-binding protein Alba has product MTEKSNDVIFVGNKPPMSYVLAIITSLSSGSLKEITLKARGQAITTAVDVAEIARNRFIKDLKVSKIAIGTAEMPPREGENKSRMVSTIEITLSKE; this is encoded by the coding sequence ATGACAGAAAAATCAAACGATGTTATCTTCGTTGGAAACAAGCCTCCCATGAGTTATGTATTGGCTATCATCACAAGCCTGTCTTCTGGAAGTCTAAAAGAGATAACTTTGAAGGCACGAGGCCAAGCAATCACTACTGCTGTTGACGTCGCAGAAATCGCCAGAAACCGATTTATAAAAGACCTCAAAGTAAGCAAGATTGCAATTGGTACAGCTGAGATGCCGCCAAGAGAGGGAGAAAACAAATCCAGAATGGTCTCCACGATAGAAATAACGCTATCAAAAGAGTAA
- a CDS encoding Mrp/NBP35 family ATP-binding protein produces the protein MNKIKHKIAVISGKGGVGKSTITANLAAAFAAKGKKVGVLDADIHGPSIPRMFGLDGKQVQTSPMGVLPVVGPLGVEVMSIDFFMPSQTPAIWRGPLKMRAIRQFLTDIVWGDLDILFIDLPPGTGDEPLSVAQLLPEMDGVIIVTMPSDLSRAIVEKAIVFAARVNMPVIGVVENMSGFVCPHCGEKTDIFQAGGGKKITQETGTSFLGSIPIDPKVSLDSDKGSPFVLAHKDSVATKEFTGIVEKIDAFLNKK, from the coding sequence ATGAACAAAATCAAGCACAAAATCGCAGTCATCAGCGGCAAAGGCGGCGTCGGAAAAAGCACCATAACCGCAAACTTAGCCGCGGCATTTGCTGCAAAAGGAAAAAAAGTCGGAGTGCTCGACGCTGACATTCACGGACCCAGCATTCCCCGAATGTTTGGTTTAGACGGCAAGCAGGTTCAAACAAGCCCAATGGGTGTGTTACCTGTGGTTGGACCTTTAGGCGTGGAGGTTATGTCTATTGACTTCTTTATGCCTAGTCAGACGCCTGCAATTTGGCGTGGTCCCCTAAAAATGCGAGCTATCCGCCAATTCTTAACCGACATTGTTTGGGGCGATTTGGATATACTGTTTATTGATTTGCCTCCCGGAACAGGAGATGAACCTTTGAGTGTGGCTCAGCTTTTGCCTGAAATGGATGGCGTAATAATTGTCACTATGCCCTCGGATTTGTCAAGGGCTATCGTGGAGAAAGCCATCGTTTTCGCAGCGAGAGTGAACATGCCAGTGATTGGTGTGGTGGAAAACATGAGTGGGTTTGTTTGTCCGCATTGTGGAGAAAAAACTGATATTTTCCAAGCAGGTGGAGGCAAAAAAATAACCCAAGAAACAGGCACCTCATTTTTAGGAAGTATCCCTATTGACCCTAAGGTTAGTTTGGATTCGGATAAGGGGTCACCGTTTGTTCTTGCTCATAAGGATTCTGTTGCCACTAAAGAGTTCACTGGTATAGTTGAGAAGATAGATGCGTTTTTAAACAAAAAATAA
- a CDS encoding DNA-directed RNA polymerase produces the protein MHKATCSECGRECEVPFKPDPNRPVYCRECWAKKRPARPRRY, from the coding sequence ATGCACAAAGCAACTTGCTCTGAATGCGGCAGGGAATGCGAAGTCCCATTCAAACCTGACCCAAACAGGCCAGTTTACTGCCGCGAATGCTGGGCAAAAAAACGACCAGCAAGACCAAGACGATACTAA
- a CDS encoding class I SAM-dependent methyltransferase, protein MEFFDLMSISHRYMEILNPSTPEKIIQLGKLLKLKKGSRVIDFGCGCAEPLTLWAEKFNITGIGIDICGDFCDRARDKLVKRGLSDQIEIVCAPAADYVFEEGAFDAATCIGSTFVFGGFQQTIQAMKLAVHQNGRLGIGETHWLSNKVHPEYAQKQTTTHTEPELAHFIRNEGFELEYIIRSSRDDWDRYISDSWYGLIRWLEENPNHPDHEQVFKHFRTDQDDYLQFQRQDMGWAMYCLAPLKAHLSGNQL, encoded by the coding sequence ATGGAATTTTTTGACCTTATGAGCATCTCACACCGCTATATGGAGATACTCAACCCTTCTACGCCTGAAAAAATCATCCAACTCGGCAAACTGCTCAAGTTGAAAAAAGGCAGTCGAGTTATCGACTTCGGTTGTGGTTGTGCCGAACCTCTCACGCTCTGGGCTGAAAAATTCAATATCACCGGTATTGGCATAGACATATGCGGGGATTTCTGCGACCGAGCCAGAGATAAACTGGTCAAGAGAGGTTTGTCGGACCAAATCGAAATCGTATGCGCCCCCGCAGCTGACTACGTGTTCGAAGAGGGGGCTTTCGATGCCGCAACATGTATTGGGTCAACTTTTGTTTTTGGCGGCTTCCAACAGACAATTCAGGCGATGAAGCTGGCTGTGCATCAGAATGGGCGCCTCGGCATCGGTGAAACTCACTGGCTTAGCAATAAGGTACATCCAGAATATGCCCAAAAACAGACAACTACCCACACAGAACCAGAACTGGCCCACTTTATCCGAAACGAAGGCTTTGAACTCGAATATATCATCCGTTCCAGCCGCGATGACTGGGACAGATACATTTCGGATAGTTGGTATGGACTGATACGTTGGCTTGAAGAAAATCCCAACCACCCTGATCATGAACAGGTATTCAAACACTTCCGTACTGACCAAGATGATTATTTACAGTTCCAGCGTCAAGATATGGGCTGGGCCATGTACTGCCTCGCCCCCCTGAAAGCTCATCTGTCAGGCAATCAATTATAA
- a CDS encoding DUF6144 family protein — protein MTQKHLEMIKEIKENIRTICGETTANKVMEDAEKLKASTNKVKLAEWVQSAMERLDTVASKNESKNIMGACGRNCAQINHKAIEAFKKRRAKYNSLTDFLQAESQLPMKGTKLFLEEDFAVQVYCPSEFGHPMRCYCSLVNGLPADKTMSLTYCQCSCAFVKQMWEETLGQQVSVTLLKTALSGANECHFRIDFKSSN, from the coding sequence ATGACTCAAAAACATCTTGAAATGATTAAGGAAATTAAAGAAAACATCCGCACAATCTGCGGGGAAACAACAGCTAACAAGGTAATGGAAGACGCAGAAAAACTAAAAGCAAGCACCAATAAAGTGAAACTTGCTGAATGGGTCCAGAGTGCTATGGAACGGCTAGATACAGTAGCCTCTAAAAACGAGAGCAAAAATATAATGGGTGCATGCGGACGTAACTGTGCACAAATCAATCATAAAGCTATAGAGGCTTTTAAGAAGCGCCGCGCGAAATACAACTCCTTAACTGATTTTCTTCAGGCAGAGTCACAATTACCCATGAAAGGGACAAAATTGTTCTTGGAAGAGGATTTTGCAGTTCAAGTGTACTGCCCCAGCGAATTTGGTCATCCAATGCGTTGCTATTGTTCGCTTGTAAATGGATTACCTGCAGATAAAACGATGTCTTTGACGTATTGTCAGTGTTCCTGTGCTTTTGTCAAGCAGATGTGGGAAGAGACGCTGGGTCAACAGGTTTCTGTTACATTGCTGAAAACAGCGTTGTCTGGAGCAAATGAATGCCACTTCAGAATTGATTTCAAAAGCAGTAATTAA
- a CDS encoding antibiotic biosynthesis monooxygenase: MVFTRMTIWNFKTGKREEGFLELDKILNTTVRTTYGFRGYMSLLPHETPNKAVILTLWQDEDSMEASTKGVDDATKKIRALLKASPKIENFRVFSTELFQKS, from the coding sequence TTGGTTTTTACCAGAATGACAATCTGGAATTTCAAAACAGGTAAACGTGAAGAAGGTTTTTTGGAGCTTGATAAAATATTAAACACCACTGTGAGAACAACTTATGGCTTTAGAGGCTACATGTCTTTGCTACCCCATGAAACCCCAAATAAAGCTGTAATTTTGACGCTATGGCAAGATGAAGATTCAATGGAGGCTTCCACAAAGGGAGTTGATGATGCGACCAAAAAAATCCGCGCCTTGCTTAAGGCTTCCCCAAAGATTGAAAATTTTAGAGTTTTTTCCACAGAGCTTTTTCAGAAATCATAG
- a CDS encoding Rieske (2Fe-2S) protein, whose product MSSDFVSVIKADELEEGKIKQATLVGRNILLMKVNGKVYGTASRCPHMGCLLAGGQLKEYILTCPCHGWSFDIRNGQYQNNKAIILATYECKEENGQVYVKMFDDF is encoded by the coding sequence ATGAGTAGCGATTTTGTTTCAGTTATTAAAGCAGATGAGCTTGAGGAAGGCAAAATTAAGCAGGCAACACTTGTGGGAAGAAATATTTTATTGATGAAAGTCAATGGCAAAGTTTACGGGACAGCTAGCCGTTGCCCCCACATGGGCTGCCTTTTAGCAGGTGGACAATTAAAAGAGTACATTCTCACTTGTCCCTGCCATGGTTGGAGCTTTGACATTAGAAATGGGCAATACCAAAACAACAAAGCCATAATCTTGGCTACTTACGAGTGTAAAGAGGAAAATGGGCAAGTTTACGTTAAAATGTTTGATGACTTCTGA
- a CDS encoding DUF47 domain-containing protein: MEKKSYDWFEQRRKTRGLELAHEQITKAFDTVTLLHKATKSFSENNFKESQKYIENLYKAEEEVDRLRTDVFMELSKGAALVSDYREDLLHLVKRLDTLADHTKDAARCLEMLSTTEIPAELCQKTVYMTGKLVETAQTLRGSIEKISSDPDEAIAEAKRVGEIEHDLDVEYLRAKGLFVKYGVNMNCGAMVIFDDLIEFIEHAADMCADTADYILVLSSRE, encoded by the coding sequence TTGGAAAAGAAAAGTTATGACTGGTTTGAGCAACGTCGCAAAACCCGCGGGTTGGAACTTGCTCATGAACAAATAACAAAAGCTTTCGATACAGTTACTTTGTTGCATAAAGCAACCAAAAGTTTTTCGGAAAACAATTTTAAAGAATCACAAAAATACATTGAAAACCTCTACAAAGCCGAGGAAGAAGTAGACAGACTTCGAACAGACGTTTTCATGGAACTATCCAAAGGCGCCGCTTTAGTATCAGATTATCGTGAAGACCTCCTACACTTGGTAAAAAGGTTAGATACACTTGCTGACCACACAAAGGACGCTGCAAGATGTCTTGAAATGCTCTCCACCACAGAGATTCCAGCTGAACTCTGCCAAAAAACAGTTTACATGACTGGCAAGCTTGTGGAAACTGCCCAAACCTTACGTGGTAGTATTGAAAAAATCTCTTCAGACCCAGATGAAGCTATCGCGGAAGCAAAAAGAGTAGGTGAAATAGAGCACGACTTAGATGTAGAGTATCTGCGCGCTAAAGGTCTCTTCGTTAAATATGGCGTAAACATGAACTGTGGTGCCATGGTAATTTTTGATGATTTAATCGAATTCATCGAGCACGCAGCGGACATGTGTGCTGATACAGCAGACTACATCTTGGTTCTTTCAAGCAGAGAGTAA